One part of the Quercus lobata isolate SW786 chromosome 7, ValleyOak3.0 Primary Assembly, whole genome shotgun sequence genome encodes these proteins:
- the LOC115952689 gene encoding uncharacterized protein LOC115952689 isoform X2: MIGKENKDDVLDNHSTDLETESSMGKEEVSDSETIKDSVSSQGDSLTADDDKVERPSSVKNNSSEDHQRNKSQSKAIHNTPKKSIGSIKGPSRVVARSSSKADSQNMKFPSKPSSESSEGVDDKPVKEVKEVDDLDGTSNAAQSFGSDDETIDAEESDEHKDEAALEQKIEEMESRIEKLEEELREVAALEISLYSVVPEHGSSAHKVHTPARRLSRIYIHACKHWTLDKRATIAKNTVSGLVLIAKSCGNDVPRLTFWMSNTVVLREIISQAFGSSRQSSSMTMLTESNGNGKRSDGKSPVLKWKGSSVSKQANGFMQFVADWQETGTFMAALEKVESWIFSRIVESVWWQALTPYMQSPSENMSTNKNGGRLLGPALGDQQQGSFSINLWKKAFQDAFQRLCPVRAGGHECGCLPVLARMVMEQCVARLDVAMFNAILRESAHEIPTDPISDPIVDSKVLPIPAGDLSFGSGAQLKNSIGNWSRWLTDMFGIDADDSLKEDQHGSEDDDGRGGDSEPKSFLLLNDLSDLLMLPKDMLMDRTIRQEVCPSISLPLIKRIVCNFTPDEFCPDPVPGAVLEALNAESIVERRLSGDSARSFPYTVAPVVYSPPSSADVAEKVAEAGEISALARNVSVVQRKGYTSDEELEELDSPLTSIIDKMPSSPMIAVNGNGKHEEHAGNTGTNARYELLREVWSM, from the exons ATGATTGGCAAAGAGAACAAGGATGATGTTCTAGATAATCATTCTACTGATTTGGAGACAGAATCTAGCATGGGTAAGGAAGAAGTGTCAGATTCAGAGACAATAAAAGATTCAGTATCATCTCAAGGGGATTCGCTGACAGCTGATGATGACAAAGTAGAAAGACCTTCAAGTGTTAAAAATAATTCCTCAGAGGATCACCAAAGAAACAAATCACAATCTAAAGCAATACATAACACTCCTAAGAAATCCATAGGTTCAATAAAAGGGCCTTCTAGAGTTGTTGCCAGAAGTTCTTCCAAGGCTGACTCCCAAAATATgaaatttccttccaaaccgTCATCAGAATCTTCTGAAGGAGTTGATGATAAGCCTGTTAAAGAGGTAAAAGAAGTAGATGACTTGGATGGGACCTCAAATGCTGCTCAGAGTTTTGGAAGTGATGATGAAACAATTGATGCTGAAGAAAGTGATGAACACAAGGATGAGGCAGCTTTGGAGCAAAAGATTGAAGAAATGGAGTCGAGGATTGAAAAACTAGAAGAGGAGCTGAGAGAAGTTGCTGCTCTTGAAATTTCACTCTATTCTGTGGTACCGGAGCATGGGAGCTCAGCACATAAGGTTCACACACCTGCTAGGCGCCTTTCTAGAATTTACATTCATGCTTGCAAACATTGGACTCTAGACAAGCGAGCCACAATTGCTAAAAACACTGTATCAGGGCTTGTTTTGATTGCCAAGTCCTGCGGTAATGATGTCCCGAG GCTAACCTTCTGGATGTCCAACACTGTTGTGCTGAGGGAGATCATCTCACAAGCATTTGGCAGTTCACGTCAGTCCAGTTCTATGACTATGCTTACTGAGTCAAATGGGAATGGCAAGAGAAGTGATGGGAAGTCTCCAGTTTTGAAATGGAAGGGTAGCTCTGTTAGTAAACAAGCTAATGGTTTTATGCAGTTTGTTGCTGATTGGCAGGAGACAGGAACCTTCATGGCCGCATTGGAAAAAGTTGAATCTTGGATTTTCTCTCGGATAGTTGAGTCAGTATGGTGGCAG GCTTTAACTCCGTATATGCAGTCACCATCTGAGAATATGTCAACCAATAAAAACGGTGGAAGGTTGTTGGGACCAGCTTTGGGTGACCAGCAGCAAGGCAGCTTTTCTATCAACCTATGGAAGAAAGCTTTTCAAGATGCTTTTCAACGACTCTGTCCTGTTCGAGCAGGGGGACATGAATGTGGTTGCTTACCTGTGTTGGCAAGAATG GTTATGGAACAATGTGTTGCCAGACTTGATGTTGCCATGTTTAATGCTATTCTGCGTGAGTCAGCCCATGAGATTCCAACTGATCCTATATCAGATCCCATTGTTGATTCGAAGGTTTTGCCCATTCCTGCTGGAGATTTGAGTTTCGGATCTGGTGCCCAGCTCAAAAATTCT ATCGGCAATTGGTCTAGATGGCTTACTGATATGTTTGGCATAGATGCTGATGATTCTCTGAAAGAAGATCAGCATGGCAGTGAAGATGATGATGGGAGGGGTGGAGACAGTGAACCTAAATCTTTCCTCCTCCTCAATGATTTGAGTGATCTTCTGATGCTTCCAAAAGACATGCTCATGGACCGAACAATTAGACAAGAG GTGTGCCCATCAATTAGTCTTCCACTGATTAAACGAATAGTCTGCAACTTCACTCCAGATGAGTTCTGTCCTGATCCTGTCCCAGGGGCTGTATTGGAGGCACTGAATGCTGAG AGTATTGTGGAGCGGAGATTGTCCGGAGACTCAGCTAGAAGCTTCCCTTATACAGTTGCCCCTGTTGTCTACAGCCCTCCTTCCTCAGCTGATGTGGCAGAGAAAGTTGCAGAGGCAGGAGAAATATCTGCATTGGCTAGGAATGTGTCTGTTGTACAAAGGAAGGGGTATACCAGTGATGAAGAACTAGAGGAACTGGATTCTCCTCTTACATCCATCATTGACAAAATGCCTTCTTCACCAATGATCGCAGTAAATGGAAATGGTAAACACGAGGAGCATGCCGGTAATACTGGCACAAATGCAAGGTATGAACTCCTTCGGGAGGTCTGGTCCATGTAA
- the LOC115952689 gene encoding uncharacterized protein LOC115952689 isoform X1, with the protein MKEIERKKISNNNQTKRSGRTDRRDHKLHQANVSKNLKAKETRSKASSPTAQSSISVSDSNAGTEPSEVYRNMVIHYVDDANRFEAAPQDLKANAMIGKENKDDVLDNHSTDLETESSMGKEEVSDSETIKDSVSSQGDSLTADDDKVERPSSVKNNSSEDHQRNKSQSKAIHNTPKKSIGSIKGPSRVVARSSSKADSQNMKFPSKPSSESSEGVDDKPVKEVKEVDDLDGTSNAAQSFGSDDETIDAEESDEHKDEAALEQKIEEMESRIEKLEEELREVAALEISLYSVVPEHGSSAHKVHTPARRLSRIYIHACKHWTLDKRATIAKNTVSGLVLIAKSCGNDVPRLTFWMSNTVVLREIISQAFGSSRQSSSMTMLTESNGNGKRSDGKSPVLKWKGSSVSKQANGFMQFVADWQETGTFMAALEKVESWIFSRIVESVWWQALTPYMQSPSENMSTNKNGGRLLGPALGDQQQGSFSINLWKKAFQDAFQRLCPVRAGGHECGCLPVLARMVMEQCVARLDVAMFNAILRESAHEIPTDPISDPIVDSKVLPIPAGDLSFGSGAQLKNSIGNWSRWLTDMFGIDADDSLKEDQHGSEDDDGRGGDSEPKSFLLLNDLSDLLMLPKDMLMDRTIRQEVCPSISLPLIKRIVCNFTPDEFCPDPVPGAVLEALNAESIVERRLSGDSARSFPYTVAPVVYSPPSSADVAEKVAEAGEISALARNVSVVQRKGYTSDEELEELDSPLTSIIDKMPSSPMIAVNGNGKHEEHAGNTGTNARYELLREVWSM; encoded by the exons ATGAAagagatagaaagaaagaaaatttcaaataacaacCAGACAAAGCGCTCAGGAAGAACTGATAGGAGAGACCATAAACTGCATCAAGCGAATGTCagcaaaaatttaaaagcaaaagAAACTCGTTCTAAAGCTTCGTCTCCTACAGCACAGTCAAGTATTTCAGTAAGTGATTCAAACGCGGGCACAGAGCCCTCCGAAGTTTACAGAAACATGGTTATACATTATGTGGATGATGCTAACAGGTTTGAGGCGGCACCTCAAGATTTGAAAGCAAATGCAATGATTGGCAAAGAGAACAAGGATGATGTTCTAGATAATCATTCTACTGATTTGGAGACAGAATCTAGCATGGGTAAGGAAGAAGTGTCAGATTCAGAGACAATAAAAGATTCAGTATCATCTCAAGGGGATTCGCTGACAGCTGATGATGACAAAGTAGAAAGACCTTCAAGTGTTAAAAATAATTCCTCAGAGGATCACCAAAGAAACAAATCACAATCTAAAGCAATACATAACACTCCTAAGAAATCCATAGGTTCAATAAAAGGGCCTTCTAGAGTTGTTGCCAGAAGTTCTTCCAAGGCTGACTCCCAAAATATgaaatttccttccaaaccgTCATCAGAATCTTCTGAAGGAGTTGATGATAAGCCTGTTAAAGAGGTAAAAGAAGTAGATGACTTGGATGGGACCTCAAATGCTGCTCAGAGTTTTGGAAGTGATGATGAAACAATTGATGCTGAAGAAAGTGATGAACACAAGGATGAGGCAGCTTTGGAGCAAAAGATTGAAGAAATGGAGTCGAGGATTGAAAAACTAGAAGAGGAGCTGAGAGAAGTTGCTGCTCTTGAAATTTCACTCTATTCTGTGGTACCGGAGCATGGGAGCTCAGCACATAAGGTTCACACACCTGCTAGGCGCCTTTCTAGAATTTACATTCATGCTTGCAAACATTGGACTCTAGACAAGCGAGCCACAATTGCTAAAAACACTGTATCAGGGCTTGTTTTGATTGCCAAGTCCTGCGGTAATGATGTCCCGAG GCTAACCTTCTGGATGTCCAACACTGTTGTGCTGAGGGAGATCATCTCACAAGCATTTGGCAGTTCACGTCAGTCCAGTTCTATGACTATGCTTACTGAGTCAAATGGGAATGGCAAGAGAAGTGATGGGAAGTCTCCAGTTTTGAAATGGAAGGGTAGCTCTGTTAGTAAACAAGCTAATGGTTTTATGCAGTTTGTTGCTGATTGGCAGGAGACAGGAACCTTCATGGCCGCATTGGAAAAAGTTGAATCTTGGATTTTCTCTCGGATAGTTGAGTCAGTATGGTGGCAG GCTTTAACTCCGTATATGCAGTCACCATCTGAGAATATGTCAACCAATAAAAACGGTGGAAGGTTGTTGGGACCAGCTTTGGGTGACCAGCAGCAAGGCAGCTTTTCTATCAACCTATGGAAGAAAGCTTTTCAAGATGCTTTTCAACGACTCTGTCCTGTTCGAGCAGGGGGACATGAATGTGGTTGCTTACCTGTGTTGGCAAGAATG GTTATGGAACAATGTGTTGCCAGACTTGATGTTGCCATGTTTAATGCTATTCTGCGTGAGTCAGCCCATGAGATTCCAACTGATCCTATATCAGATCCCATTGTTGATTCGAAGGTTTTGCCCATTCCTGCTGGAGATTTGAGTTTCGGATCTGGTGCCCAGCTCAAAAATTCT ATCGGCAATTGGTCTAGATGGCTTACTGATATGTTTGGCATAGATGCTGATGATTCTCTGAAAGAAGATCAGCATGGCAGTGAAGATGATGATGGGAGGGGTGGAGACAGTGAACCTAAATCTTTCCTCCTCCTCAATGATTTGAGTGATCTTCTGATGCTTCCAAAAGACATGCTCATGGACCGAACAATTAGACAAGAG GTGTGCCCATCAATTAGTCTTCCACTGATTAAACGAATAGTCTGCAACTTCACTCCAGATGAGTTCTGTCCTGATCCTGTCCCAGGGGCTGTATTGGAGGCACTGAATGCTGAG AGTATTGTGGAGCGGAGATTGTCCGGAGACTCAGCTAGAAGCTTCCCTTATACAGTTGCCCCTGTTGTCTACAGCCCTCCTTCCTCAGCTGATGTGGCAGAGAAAGTTGCAGAGGCAGGAGAAATATCTGCATTGGCTAGGAATGTGTCTGTTGTACAAAGGAAGGGGTATACCAGTGATGAAGAACTAGAGGAACTGGATTCTCCTCTTACATCCATCATTGACAAAATGCCTTCTTCACCAATGATCGCAGTAAATGGAAATGGTAAACACGAGGAGCATGCCGGTAATACTGGCACAAATGCAAGGTATGAACTCCTTCGGGAGGTCTGGTCCATGTAA